In the genome of Patescibacteria group bacterium, one region contains:
- a CDS encoding sulfotransferase domain-containing protein, with the protein MATLTEILEISGTLEKAEEIARQLVVQDPTYMLDLQLILSARGKVAESKKIIEDLSNKFPNDHRIAFNQGWHVLNEGDLQRGMELIDRGRNVGVFGSPALQTDKPLWDGKNAKGKTILLRCEGGLGDEILNIRFAKDIAERGGTVIVACDKGLQSVFSRVSGVAKTISLDHIQDEYFDAWVPAMSAVRVCGHTYETLPSEAYITALPEKIAEWNKTVNADNGVLKVGIRWSGNAEFEHEQMRRFPFKHILDVFETPNAKFFSLQRDSDLKVLPPEVVDLSGLMNTWEDTAGVIANLDLVITSCTSVAHMAAAMGKETWIIVPLMPYYTWAMPGNKTPWYKSVTLYRQESDTNWEASFIKVRQALEESTTQVIRTSIDPMQNHTKKTLHFVAGLPRSGSTMLISLLAQNPTIFGAPVSGLAGIVNGVNTNWDKIEFHKEVPNEEAKMYTLRAILDSYHAATSKPIILDKERHWIRYILLLEKLLDRKVKVIVPVRPIAEILTSFEVLRQKNPLTLTMVDEVLGPKSTLSTRCDYFMNEEGPVGSCINYTRDAVISGLSDRLLFVDYNKFIANPERDLKRIYSFLEIPYFEHDLHNIKQLTMSDDSIWKYPGLHDVRSVVSKISADPISVLGPELVAKFSQGEPWENWT; encoded by the coding sequence ATGGCAACCCTTACTGAAATTCTAGAAATATCTGGAACATTAGAAAAAGCAGAAGAAATAGCTCGGCAATTAGTAGTGCAAGATCCAACATATATGTTGGATCTTCAGCTTATATTGAGCGCTCGTGGTAAAGTTGCAGAATCTAAAAAAATTATTGAAGATCTGAGTAATAAGTTTCCCAATGATCATAGAATAGCTTTCAACCAAGGATGGCACGTATTGAATGAAGGTGATTTACAGCGGGGAATGGAACTCATAGATCGAGGAAGAAATGTGGGGGTATTTGGTTCACCCGCACTTCAAACAGATAAGCCCTTATGGGATGGGAAAAATGCCAAAGGAAAAACTATTTTACTTCGATGTGAAGGAGGATTGGGAGATGAAATTCTTAATATTCGTTTTGCTAAAGATATAGCAGAGAGAGGTGGAACAGTTATAGTAGCTTGTGATAAAGGTTTGCAAAGCGTGTTCTCTCGAGTTTCAGGCGTCGCCAAAACTATTTCTTTAGATCACATTCAAGATGAGTACTTTGATGCATGGGTACCTGCTATGAGCGCTGTAAGAGTGTGTGGTCACACTTATGAAACACTTCCAAGTGAAGCTTATATTACTGCTTTACCAGAGAAAATTGCAGAATGGAATAAGACTGTTAATGCTGATAATGGAGTGTTGAAAGTTGGAATACGCTGGTCTGGCAATGCAGAATTTGAACATGAACAAATGCGAAGATTCCCTTTCAAGCATATCTTGGATGTATTTGAAACTCCCAATGCTAAATTTTTTAGTTTACAACGTGATTCGGATTTGAAAGTGTTACCTCCTGAAGTTGTCGATTTAAGTGGTCTTATGAATACATGGGAAGATACAGCAGGAGTTATTGCAAACTTAGATTTAGTAATAACTTCATGTACAAGTGTTGCTCATATGGCGGCAGCAATGGGCAAAGAAACATGGATTATTGTTCCACTAATGCCATATTATACGTGGGCTATGCCTGGGAATAAAACTCCATGGTATAAAAGCGTGACGTTGTATAGACAAGAATCAGACACAAACTGGGAAGCCTCATTTATAAAGGTACGACAAGCATTAGAAGAATCGACAACTCAAGTAATACGTACTAGTATTGATCCAATGCAAAATCACACAAAAAAGACGCTCCATTTCGTAGCAGGACTACCGCGTTCTGGTAGTACTATGCTCATTAGTTTGCTTGCCCAAAATCCTACTATTTTCGGTGCACCCGTTTCAGGTTTGGCTGGTATTGTAAACGGAGTAAATACTAATTGGGATAAAATAGAATTTCATAAGGAAGTTCCTAATGAAGAAGCAAAGATGTATACCTTGCGAGCTATTTTAGATAGCTATCATGCTGCAACATCTAAACCAATTATCCTAGATAAAGAGCGTCATTGGATTCGTTATATTTTATTGCTTGAAAAGTTATTAGACAGAAAAGTGAAAGTAATTGTTCCTGTTCGTCCTATTGCAGAAATACTCACTTCATTTGAAGTATTGCGACAAAAGAATCCATTAACTCTCACAATGGTGGATGAAGTACTTGGTCCGAAATCTACATTATCTACACGTTGTGATTACTTTATGAATGAAGAAGGTCCTGTAGGGAGTTGTATCAATTATACTCGTGATGCTGTCATTTCCGGCTTGAGTGATCGTTTATTATTTGTGGATTACAATAAATTTATTGCTAATCCCGAGCGTGATCTAAAACGAATATATAGTTTCTTAGAAATCCCTTATTTTGAGCATGATTTGCATAACATAAAGCAGCTTACTATGAGTGATGATTCAATATGGAAGTATCCAGGATTACATGATGTTCGATCTGTCGTATCAAAAATCTCTGCTGATCCTATAAGTGTCCTTGGTCCTGAGCTTGTAGCAAAGTTTAGTCAGGGTGAACCATGGGAAAATTGGACATAA
- a CDS encoding class I SAM-dependent methyltransferase has translation MKHFHTNIQGWFFAEYFFADIVKNAPDGAHFVEVGSWKGKSAVFMAVEIANSGKRIKFDCIDHWKGSKDTYLENEDQAVKDGNLFEVFKENIEPVQEYINAIDGDSAATASRYADGSLDFIYIDAAHDYESVKRDIKAWLPKLKSDGVIAGDDFTEAFPGLVQAVQEIFPQGLSVIHPTWVVDRRTINSEQGCSIIFRCHTGDNVHDGVRFAGVSKTELVVKCFKSIVSAAEIVNRDIEIVIVDDHSEKKCIEALEDVLTTSRHPHKIIHVTDTGNKASLRESFEYARDYGKELVYFVEDDYLHLPTSLLEMIEQQTEFKNNLNNKEVAFYPVDYPDRYQPQGIYQSMIVLGKHRHWRTTRHSTLTFFSSRKAVFEYWELFEKMWQGEGNFVDEDQTVNKLWGPDIQLFSPIPTLAIHMQFEEHKPPFVDWQKYWDAIQ, from the coding sequence ATGAAACATTTCCATACAAATATTCAAGGATGGTTTTTTGCAGAATATTTTTTTGCTGACATTGTTAAAAATGCACCTGATGGTGCGCATTTTGTTGAAGTTGGAAGTTGGAAAGGAAAGAGTGCTGTTTTTATGGCAGTTGAGATTGCCAACAGTGGAAAGCGAATAAAATTTGATTGTATTGACCATTGGAAGGGCTCGAAAGATACATACTTAGAAAACGAAGATCAAGCTGTTAAAGACGGTAATCTTTTTGAGGTTTTTAAAGAGAATATTGAGCCAGTACAAGAGTACATAAATGCTATCGATGGAGATAGCGCTGCTACAGCTTCACGTTATGCAGACGGATCTCTTGATTTTATCTATATAGATGCTGCACATGATTATGAAAGCGTAAAAAGAGATATTAAGGCTTGGTTACCCAAATTAAAGTCAGATGGAGTCATTGCTGGGGATGATTTTACTGAAGCATTCCCTGGATTAGTTCAAGCTGTGCAAGAAATATTCCCTCAAGGATTATCAGTAATTCACCCTACATGGGTTGTGGATCGACGTACAATAAATTCAGAACAAGGATGTTCGATAATCTTTAGATGCCATACTGGTGATAATGTTCATGATGGAGTACGATTTGCTGGGGTAAGTAAAACAGAACTTGTTGTTAAGTGTTTTAAATCTATAGTGTCGGCAGCAGAAATTGTAAACCGTGATATTGAAATTGTGATTGTAGATGATCATTCAGAAAAGAAATGTATTGAAGCACTTGAAGATGTGCTAACAACTTCACGACATCCACATAAAATAATTCATGTAACAGACACAGGTAATAAAGCATCGTTACGAGAATCATTCGAATATGCTCGTGATTATGGTAAAGAGCTTGTTTATTTTGTGGAGGATGATTATTTACACCTCCCTACATCATTACTGGAAATGATCGAGCAACAAACTGAGTTTAAAAATAACTTAAACAATAAAGAAGTGGCATTTTATCCCGTTGATTATCCAGATCGATATCAACCTCAAGGAATATATCAATCAATGATAGTTCTTGGCAAACACCGTCACTGGAGAACTACTCGACACTCAACACTTACTTTTTTTTCTTCTCGGAAAGCAGTTTTTGAATATTGGGAATTATTTGAAAAAATGTGGCAAGGGGAGGGTAATTTTGTAGATGAAGATCAAACGGTAAATAAACTGTGGGGTCCAGATATTCAGCTCTTTTCTCCAATTCCAACACTCGCTATTCATATGCAATTCGAAGAACACAAACCTCCTTTTGTTGATTGGCAAAAGTATTGGGATGCTATACAGTAA